A stretch of DNA from Aurantiacibacter atlanticus:
GATTGGCTGACGGGACAGGGCTGGGAAATCCTTGGCCGGCGGGTCAAGGTGAAGGGCGGTGAAATTGATCTGATTGCCCGGCACGAAAGCCTTATCGCCTTTGTCGAAGTCAAATGGCGCGCGAGAGCTGCCGACCTCGATTTCGCCATCGATGAATACCGATTGCGCCGCGTCGCCGCCGCTGCCGAAACGGTAGCGCATGAATATGCATTGGCAGGTGAAGATTTGCGCGTGGACGTTATCCTCCTTGCACCCGGCACCGCGCCGCGCCACATCGTCAACG
This window harbors:
- a CDS encoding YraN family protein, which codes for MKRQQAERKGRDAEYEAADWLTGQGWEILGRRVKVKGGEIDLIARHESLIAFVEVKWRARAADLDFAIDEYRLRRVAAAAETVAHEYALAGEDLRVDVILLAPGTAPRHIVNAWQP